Proteins encoded in a region of the Flammeovirga yaeyamensis genome:
- a CDS encoding LruC domain-containing protein, producing the protein MFNYRLSLLLSFLICASSCVRETENDPSNASNGGEKFAQLEIPADFDFSTSKSVHLKVLSTNFSNNSLYTVYFLDDNNNRVKINTGYSIDGGIYETKLDIPSYVDELRVVKVAAELEWEKSISINSEYAFIEFDIDTPPTKTFHRVLPEESTSRTKNSSCEDYLVATNGQGKSFTIHQEDQYSITEYPNIESNSWAMAYDQDNNIMYYDVAGKLYKRTLGESTSTLITSIATSSTGLNNGYPRMTLKDGKIYIGDGGSYAILDATTGNVLKNITVTNFPSNKNNGGDLVFDSNGDLYQACSGGLYRLEMNADTTVFNAVRISADNFPYYLTGIAIDRFDNIYASSNDSNSRIIKLDKQDGSYVIVNTLNRRCNDLAAFICSDDDFAGQDSDGDGISDGFDEYPNDPALAFNNYYPGSNGFGTYAFEDLYPAVGDYDFNDVIVNYRHNFITNANNMVVKMESKYIAKSVNASLNSGFGIELPILLDSITSVTGSTLSTGMVSLNGKGTETGIPDSKPVIIVFDNQNAIVSGSDIKTSGEMDMTTTFTQPITTSYLNFENFNPFIFAHERSREIHLSGKSATTKFDSEFINKGADVGGFKTSTNHPWGLSISHTFHPPKENVDITNAYNNFSGFATSGGTTKRNWYTDDSGNRNVDKIHLDN; encoded by the coding sequence ATGTTCAATTATCGATTATCTTTACTACTATCATTTCTGATATGTGCTAGTTCATGTGTCAGAGAAACAGAAAATGATCCATCAAATGCAAGTAATGGTGGAGAAAAATTTGCCCAACTTGAAATCCCAGCGGACTTTGATTTTTCAACTTCTAAAAGCGTACATCTTAAAGTTCTATCTACCAATTTCTCAAACAATAGTTTATACACTGTTTATTTTTTGGATGACAATAATAACAGAGTAAAAATCAATACAGGTTATTCTATTGATGGAGGTATTTACGAAACAAAACTTGATATTCCATCTTATGTCGATGAGCTTAGAGTTGTAAAAGTTGCAGCAGAGTTGGAATGGGAAAAAAGTATTTCAATTAACAGTGAATATGCTTTTATAGAATTTGATATAGACACACCACCTACCAAAACATTTCATAGAGTATTACCTGAAGAAAGTACTTCAAGGACAAAAAATTCGAGTTGTGAAGATTACTTAGTAGCCACAAATGGTCAAGGAAAATCATTTACTATTCATCAAGAAGACCAATATTCTATTACAGAATATCCGAATATTGAATCCAACTCATGGGCAATGGCTTATGATCAGGATAACAATATTATGTATTATGACGTAGCCGGTAAATTATACAAAAGAACTCTTGGTGAGTCAACTTCTACATTAATCACTTCTATTGCCACTTCAAGTACAGGTTTGAATAATGGTTATCCAAGAATGACACTCAAAGATGGTAAAATATATATTGGTGATGGAGGTAGCTATGCTATTTTAGATGCAACAACAGGTAATGTTCTCAAAAATATTACTGTGACTAATTTTCCTTCGAATAAAAATAATGGAGGAGATTTAGTTTTTGATTCCAATGGCGATTTATATCAAGCATGTTCAGGTGGTCTTTACAGATTAGAGATGAATGCTGATACAACTGTTTTTAATGCGGTTCGTATTAGTGCGGATAACTTTCCTTATTATTTGACAGGTATTGCGATAGATCGTTTTGATAACATTTATGCTTCTTCAAATGATAGTAATTCTAGGATTATCAAATTAGATAAACAAGATGGTTCATATGTTATTGTCAATACACTCAATAGAAGATGTAACGATTTAGCAGCATTTATTTGTTCGGATGATGATTTTGCTGGTCAAGATTCAGATGGAGATGGAATAAGCGATGGTTTTGATGAATATCCGAATGATCCAGCATTAGCATTTAATAATTATTACCCCGGATCGAATGGTTTTGGAACCTATGCTTTTGAAGACTTATACCCTGCAGTAGGTGATTATGATTTTAATGATGTGATTGTGAATTACAGACATAATTTTATTACCAATGCAAATAATATGGTAGTAAAAATGGAATCAAAATATATTGCAAAGTCAGTGAATGCATCACTTAACTCTGGTTTTGGAATTGAATTACCGATACTATTAGATTCGATTACCTCAGTAACAGGAAGTACCTTATCAACAGGAATGGTCAGCTTAAACGGAAAAGGAACAGAAACGGGAATACCGGATAGTAAGCCTGTTATTATAGTATTTGATAATCAGAATGCTATTGTTAGTGGTAGTGATATTAAAACGAGTGGGGAAATGGATATGACCACAACGTTTACACAACCTATTACGACATCCTATTTAAATTTTGAGAACTTTAATCCTTTCATTTTTGCACACGAAAGAAGTCGAGAAATACACTTAAGTGGTAAATCTGCTACTACCAAATTCGATTCAGAATTTATTAATAAAGGAGCCGATGTTGGAGGATTTAAGACATCAACGAATCATCCATGGGGATTAAGTATAAGTCATACTTTCCATCCTCCAAAAGAGAATGTAGACATTACCAATGCTTATAATAACTTTAGTGGTTTTGCTACCTCTGGTGGTACCACAAAACGTAATTGGTATACCGATGATTCTGGTAACAGAAACGTAGATAAAATACATTTAGATAATTAA
- a CDS encoding LruC domain-containing protein — MINQRLKYLLGIMVLFSSCVKETTQEPAQNNASETFAQLEIPNDFDFSTTQNIHLKVTSSNYARNSIINVAFKNDQGDLIDIAEGTSDSKGLYETRITVPTYVKELIITKDAAELQWEKKLAIYSEYAFVDFDTAAVLKSTFIRQEANNQRRGNVCEDYLVAINGQGKSFTIHQENEYSFTEYANIQEKCYAMTYDQENDIMYYDVKGALYRRSLGGSTPTLIKTLTTESSNINNGYPRMTMKDNVIIVGAGNDIALLDPTTGNAIKNVTLTNIPDDKNKGGDFIFDSIGDLYLACKGGLYRLDPNSDTTVYEAARISADNFSYYLTGIAIDRFDNIYASSNGSNSKIFKIDKKDGSWAIVHRAGRPVNDLAAFLCSDDDFAGQDSDGDGVNDGFDQYPNDPNITFDNYYPGENGFGTYAFEDFYPEEGDYDFNDVIIDYRHNFVTNADNKVVRIESKYVAKTVEALYQSGFAIQLPFPADSIASVTGHNLTAGTVTLDAKGLETGISAANPVVVVFDNQNGIVRQVGNKQIKKSDDIDMVITFTQPISAETLNFSGFNPFIFVNTRDKEVHLAGYSPTSKFNQAYRNNTDDVGSYRTATNHPWGLSIGHKFHPPKENVDITQAYNNFSLFSTSGGTSKQNWYTDDDGNRNTENIHLDQDDIEN; from the coding sequence ATGATCAATCAACGATTAAAATATTTACTAGGCATTATGGTCTTGTTTAGCTCATGTGTAAAAGAAACTACACAAGAACCAGCACAGAACAATGCTAGTGAAACTTTTGCCCAGCTTGAAATACCTAATGATTTTGATTTCTCAACAACACAAAACATTCATCTTAAAGTAACCTCTTCTAATTATGCTAGAAATAGTATTATCAATGTAGCCTTTAAAAACGATCAAGGTGATCTTATTGATATTGCAGAAGGTACTTCTGATAGTAAAGGTTTATATGAAACGAGAATAACAGTTCCAACATACGTTAAAGAACTAATTATTACTAAAGATGCTGCAGAATTACAATGGGAGAAAAAATTAGCCATTTATTCTGAATATGCTTTTGTCGACTTTGATACTGCAGCAGTATTAAAAAGTACTTTTATTAGACAAGAAGCAAATAATCAAAGAAGAGGAAATGTTTGTGAAGATTATCTTGTCGCCATTAACGGTCAAGGAAAATCATTTACCATTCACCAAGAAAATGAATATTCTTTTACTGAATACGCAAACATTCAGGAGAAATGTTATGCGATGACGTATGATCAAGAAAATGATATAATGTATTATGATGTGAAAGGTGCTTTATATAGAAGAAGTTTAGGTGGATCTACTCCTACTCTAATAAAGACTTTAACCACAGAAAGTAGTAATATCAATAACGGTTATCCTAGAATGACCATGAAGGATAATGTAATAATTGTTGGTGCCGGTAATGATATTGCTCTTCTTGATCCTACAACAGGTAATGCTATAAAGAATGTAACTCTTACAAACATTCCAGATGATAAAAACAAAGGAGGAGACTTCATTTTTGATTCGATCGGTGATTTATATTTAGCTTGTAAAGGTGGTTTATACCGTTTAGATCCAAATTCTGATACAACTGTTTACGAAGCTGCTCGAATAAGTGCAGATAACTTTAGTTACTATTTAACGGGTATTGCCATTGACCGTTTCGATAATATTTATGCATCATCTAATGGTAGTAATTCTAAAATCTTTAAAATAGACAAGAAGGATGGTTCTTGGGCTATCGTTCATAGAGCCGGAAGACCGGTAAACGATTTAGCAGCATTTTTATGTAGTGATGATGATTTCGCGGGTCAAGATTCAGATGGTGATGGTGTAAACGACGGATTTGACCAATACCCTAATGATCCTAATATAACTTTTGATAACTACTATCCAGGTGAGAACGGATTCGGTACTTATGCTTTTGAAGATTTCTATCCAGAAGAAGGTGATTATGATTTTAATGATGTAATCATTGACTATAGACATAATTTTGTAACCAATGCTGATAATAAAGTAGTAAGAATAGAATCAAAGTATGTAGCAAAAACAGTAGAAGCACTTTATCAATCTGGATTTGCTATTCAGTTACCATTCCCAGCAGATTCTATTGCTAGTGTAACAGGACATAATTTAACAGCAGGTACAGTAACTTTAGATGCTAAAGGTTTGGAAACAGGGATTTCTGCGGCTAATCCAGTAGTTGTAGTTTTTGATAATCAAAATGGAATTGTAAGACAAGTAGGTAATAAGCAAATTAAGAAGAGTGATGACATTGATATGGTGATTACATTTACTCAACCTATTAGTGCAGAAACGCTTAATTTCTCTGGATTCAATCCATTTATCTTTGTCAATACAAGAGATAAAGAGGTGCACTTAGCGGGATATTCACCAACATCAAAATTTAACCAAGCTTACAGAAATAACACAGATGATGTAGGGTCGTATAGAACGGCTACTAATCACCCGTGGGGATTAAGCATTGGTCATAAATTCCATCCGCCAAAAGAGAATGTAGATATTACTCAAGCGTATAACAACTTTAGTTTATTCTCTACATCAGGAGGTACATCAAAACAAAATTGGTATACTGATGATGATGGAAATAGAAATACTGAAAATATTCACCTTGATCAAGACGATATTGAAAATTAA
- a CDS encoding LruC domain-containing protein: protein MNKIIYLFIISSTFIFSSCVKDLDNQEAPSTPDVSTNFSEIDIPFGFNFNTSKRVALKIKSTNFVNDIIYSYYFLDDGNNKVKLGSGFFNGEEEFTTFISLPTYVKDIYVQKNAAELQWVQKINIVGEYAYVAFNVLSKLDKTFSRVTASSNQRGATVCEDYLVATNGKGKSFTIHQENNYSITDYADIEAKSWAMAYDQENNIMYYDVKGKLYKRTLGTSTSTLITTINTSYAGLNDGYPRMTFKDGMLYIGGNGDYAILDAQTGNTLKNISVTNFPNNKNGGGDLVFDSEGDLYQACSGGLYRLEMNADTTVYNAVRLSADDFPYYLTGIAIDRFDYIYASTNESNSKIIKLDKQDGSFAIVDTLNRTCNDLAAFICDDDDFAGQDSDGDGVNDGFDEYPNDPDLAFNNYIPGTNGFGSYAFEDYYPVVGDYDFNDVIVNYRHNSITNANNLVVKLESKYIAKSVNASFNSGFAIEFPIKLDSIANVTGSTLTSGIVTLNAKGTETGVSNDKPVVVVFDNQNSIVTGGEIKTSGEMDMVMTFTQPITTGLINFENLNPFIFVNERSREVHLSGKLPTQKFDANNFTSGDDIGSFKTSTNHPWALSIAHTFHPPKENIDITNAYNNFSAFATSGGTSNTNWYTDDTGNRNEENIHLDN from the coding sequence ATGAATAAAATTATCTACTTATTTATCATCTCATCTACCTTCATTTTTTCATCATGCGTTAAGGACCTTGATAATCAAGAGGCACCAAGCACGCCTGACGTTTCAACTAATTTTTCAGAAATTGATATCCCATTTGGCTTTAATTTCAATACATCAAAAAGGGTGGCTTTAAAAATCAAGTCAACTAATTTTGTCAATGATATAATATACAGTTATTACTTCCTCGATGACGGTAATAATAAAGTAAAATTAGGATCTGGATTTTTTAATGGTGAAGAAGAGTTCACAACCTTTATTAGTTTACCTACTTACGTTAAAGATATATATGTACAAAAAAATGCAGCAGAATTGCAATGGGTACAAAAAATCAATATTGTAGGTGAATATGCATACGTCGCATTCAATGTGTTATCAAAACTAGATAAAACTTTTTCGAGAGTTACTGCATCAAGTAATCAAAGAGGAGCTACTGTTTGTGAAGATTATTTAGTGGCTACAAATGGTAAAGGTAAATCTTTCACTATACATCAAGAAAACAATTACTCTATTACTGACTATGCAGACATTGAGGCAAAATCATGGGCAATGGCTTATGATCAAGAAAACAATATCATGTACTATGATGTAAAAGGAAAGCTTTATAAAAGAACTTTAGGGACTTCCACTTCTACTCTTATTACAACAATTAATACTTCTTACGCGGGTTTAAACGATGGATATCCACGTATGACTTTCAAAGATGGAATGCTGTATATCGGAGGTAATGGAGATTATGCTATTCTTGATGCTCAAACAGGTAATACACTTAAAAATATCTCTGTTACTAATTTCCCAAACAATAAAAATGGAGGTGGTGATTTAGTTTTCGATTCAGAAGGTGATCTTTACCAAGCATGTTCAGGTGGTTTATATAGGTTAGAAATGAATGCAGATACTACCGTTTACAATGCTGTTCGTTTAAGCGCTGATGATTTCCCATATTATTTAACAGGTATTGCCATTGATCGTTTCGATTACATTTATGCATCAACTAATGAGTCTAATTCTAAAATTATCAAATTAGATAAGCAAGATGGTTCATTTGCAATTGTAGATACATTGAATAGAACCTGTAACGATTTAGCTGCATTTATTTGTGATGATGATGATTTTGCAGGGCAAGATTCAGATGGAGATGGTGTGAACGATGGTTTTGATGAATATCCAAATGACCCGGATCTAGCATTCAATAATTATATTCCAGGTACTAATGGTTTTGGATCTTATGCATTCGAAGATTATTACCCAGTTGTTGGTGATTACGATTTCAACGATGTTATCGTGAATTACAGACATAACAGTATTACAAATGCAAATAACCTAGTAGTAAAATTAGAGTCGAAATACATTGCCAAATCAGTTAATGCAAGCTTTAATTCAGGTTTCGCTATTGAGTTCCCGATTAAGTTAGATTCTATTGCAAATGTTACAGGTTCAACTTTAACTTCCGGTATTGTCACATTAAACGCTAAAGGAACAGAAACAGGAGTTTCTAATGATAAGCCAGTTGTTGTTGTTTTTGATAATCAAAACTCAATTGTTACAGGTGGAGAGATTAAAACAAGTGGTGAAATGGATATGGTGATGACCTTTACGCAACCAATTACTACTGGTTTAATTAATTTTGAAAATCTTAATCCGTTTATATTCGTCAACGAACGAAGTAGAGAAGTGCATTTAAGTGGTAAACTACCCACCCAAAAATTTGATGCAAATAACTTTACAAGTGGTGATGATATAGGATCATTTAAAACATCAACGAATCATCCATGGGCATTAAGTATTGCACATACTTTCCACCCTCCGAAGGAGAATATTGATATCACAAATGCATACAATAACTTCAGTGCATTCGCTACTTCCGGAGGTACATCAAATACAAATTGGTACACCGATGATACTGGAAATAGAAATGAAGAAAATATACACTTAGACAATTAA
- a CDS encoding C45 family autoproteolytic acyltransferase/hydolase yields the protein MRKLIIASILLIALLLTWTHSWLFIPKPFIDDDSIAQYQLDSLGRGHFVYHKNFISKQKDGLWELYTEGSPFDIGYATGVLTKELFHDHEEAFISKIIEHSPFNSDLGVRLYHSLFHRHVDNNILPEYKEEIYGLAQHAKKEYAPFGNNYQRVLNYHGLYDLERSFDDVELNSSVSFAISPQHTNGNGVLIGRNFEYDINKDFQREKIIHFVKPDEGFKFASITWGGFIGTVTGMNEMGLTVSTHPIKSDFPTNATYPVSIIGREILQYAMTADEAYNIALTKKSYVIESFLVSSAFDSSAVLIEMTPTGVDSIHLTSDDALVATNHLQNTRLSEGEIYDLNHATYYKSIRLKELIYNQSSFDVNTVASILRDTKGFENTTIGFGNHKSINALNLHHSVIFKPKTRQMWVSTHHRQLGKYYCYNLDSVFSNINSPKHSLASEEHTLSEAEFIYSQEYRNYHSYKSFVELISKWRPQDEPFKDKELMHFKRLNPESFETYEHLGDYYTKLQDWDMAEINYRIALSKEVSSIDLKNKIEKKLYSINY from the coding sequence ATGCGAAAACTGATTATCGCTTCAATATTATTGATCGCTTTATTACTGACTTGGACCCATTCTTGGCTATTTATACCTAAACCATTTATTGATGATGACAGCATTGCTCAGTATCAATTAGATTCTTTAGGAAGAGGACACTTCGTATATCATAAAAACTTCATTTCAAAACAAAAAGATGGTTTATGGGAGTTGTATACAGAAGGTAGTCCATTTGATATTGGTTATGCCACAGGAGTACTAACCAAAGAACTATTTCATGATCACGAAGAAGCGTTTATATCTAAAATTATAGAACACTCTCCTTTTAATTCCGATCTTGGAGTACGTTTATATCATTCTTTATTTCATCGACATGTAGACAATAATATACTTCCTGAGTATAAAGAAGAGATCTACGGGTTAGCGCAACATGCTAAAAAAGAATATGCTCCTTTTGGTAATAATTATCAAAGGGTATTAAACTATCATGGTTTGTATGATTTAGAAAGAAGCTTTGATGATGTCGAATTGAATAGTTCCGTTTCTTTTGCCATAAGTCCACAACATACCAACGGTAATGGAGTGCTTATCGGAAGAAACTTTGAATATGATATAAATAAAGATTTTCAGAGAGAAAAAATTATTCATTTTGTCAAGCCTGATGAAGGGTTTAAGTTTGCTTCTATTACTTGGGGGGGATTTATTGGTACGGTAACAGGAATGAACGAGATGGGATTAACAGTTTCAACACACCCCATAAAATCTGACTTCCCGACCAATGCTACATACCCTGTTTCTATCATTGGAAGAGAAATTCTTCAGTACGCCATGACGGCAGATGAAGCCTATAACATTGCATTAACCAAAAAAAGTTATGTGATTGAAAGTTTTTTAGTTTCCTCGGCTTTTGATTCCTCGGCTGTATTAATTGAAATGACTCCGACAGGTGTAGATTCTATTCATCTTACTTCAGACGATGCTTTGGTCGCTACAAATCATTTACAGAATACTCGCTTAAGTGAAGGGGAGATCTACGACTTAAATCACGCTACCTATTATAAATCCATAAGATTGAAAGAACTTATCTATAACCAATCTTCTTTTGATGTAAACACTGTAGCCAGTATTCTAAGAGATACAAAAGGATTTGAAAACACCACAATTGGTTTTGGTAATCATAAATCGATCAATGCCCTTAATTTACATCACTCGGTAATATTTAAGCCCAAAACCCGACAAATGTGGGTGTCAACACATCATCGTCAGTTAGGAAAATATTATTGTTACAACTTAGATTCTGTTTTTTCGAATATCAATTCTCCTAAACATTCTCTTGCCTCTGAAGAACACACACTTTCAGAAGCAGAATTTATCTACTCTCAAGAATATAGAAACTATCATTCCTATAAATCATTTGTAGAATTAATCTCAAAATGGAGACCTCAAGACGAGCCTTTTAAAGATAAAGAGTTGATGCACTTTAAACGCTTGAACCCAGAGTCTTTCGAAACTTACGAACACCTCGGGGATTATTACACCAAATTACAAGATTGGGATATGGCTGAAATTAATTATCGAATTGCTTTAAGTAAAGAGGTGAGTTCGATAGATCTGAAAAATAAGATTGAAAAGAAACTCTACAGCATCAATTATTAA
- a CDS encoding PorP/SprF family type IX secretion system membrane protein produces the protein MKYLFIIILLGGFRGVFAQDVPSGNPFWLNSVQNPALLSTSANKYKAAVRYAGSNQKYSYFNAGAEVGLLPKQGENTWGIGMNYQQIKYPLLSETSNESIINYQNITLPISYVIRDRNYGFSMGLSLGYEQYSLGDEIGVYYSQLNPNNAQNASSPSYSLNSRTEGTVDIGVGLSYFTHEHFIVSFSAKHLQHLLKSEDEISLFQQHYPLIETFGQYIWSNPLSNNAFITTAGYVWNKNSQRGYLSAELKLEIIKFGAGWTPFYQNERLEHFGFVSSSIAIPFGEKASLNRRGRIMKSSDNITLNVLYYPTVDRSTSIYPILEFTLGVNLSKDSYMDRLGKYATLPRN, from the coding sequence ATGAAGTATTTATTCATCATCATATTGCTCGGTGGTTTTAGAGGAGTATTCGCTCAAGATGTTCCTTCAGGAAACCCTTTTTGGTTAAATTCAGTACAAAACCCTGCCTTGTTGTCGACATCAGCCAATAAATATAAGGCCGCAGTGAGGTATGCTGGATCGAATCAGAAGTATAGTTATTTCAATGCAGGAGCAGAAGTTGGTCTATTACCAAAACAAGGAGAGAATACTTGGGGTATTGGCATGAATTATCAGCAAATTAAATATCCACTCCTTTCGGAGACATCCAATGAAAGCATTATCAATTATCAGAATATAACCTTACCTATATCCTATGTGATTCGAGATCGTAATTACGGGTTTTCCATGGGATTATCCTTAGGATATGAACAATATAGTTTAGGTGATGAAATTGGGGTATACTATAGTCAGTTAAACCCAAATAACGCTCAAAATGCTTCATCCCCCTCCTATTCATTAAATAGTCGTACAGAAGGAACAGTTGATATTGGAGTTGGATTAAGTTATTTCACCCATGAGCATTTTATAGTAAGTTTCTCTGCAAAGCATTTACAACACCTCCTAAAATCTGAGGATGAGATTAGCCTTTTTCAACAGCATTATCCATTAATAGAGACTTTCGGACAATATATATGGAGTAACCCTTTAAGTAATAATGCCTTTATTACAACGGCAGGGTATGTTTGGAATAAGAATAGTCAGAGAGGATACCTTTCTGCTGAACTGAAATTGGAAATCATCAAATTCGGAGCAGGTTGGACGCCTTTTTATCAAAATGAACGATTGGAACACTTTGGCTTCGTTTCTTCATCAATTGCTATCCCCTTCGGCGAGAAAGCCTCTTTAAATAGAAGAGGACGAATTATGAAGTCATCAGATAATATCACATTGAATGTATTGTATTACCCTACCGTAGATCGGTCGACCTCCATTTATCCTATTTTAGAATTTACTCTTGGAGTGAACTTATCAAAAGACAGTTATATGGATAGATTGGGGAAGTATGCGACTTTGCCGAGAAACTAG
- the fahA gene encoding fumarylacetoacetase, whose product MINKTHQPDAKSWVDVPEGSDFPIQNLPYGIFSTNDHPQKRVGVAIGHQILDLEKAAKHLSIADKSVFSSEVLNDFMALGKEVHQSVRTELFDLLSEGNTTIDASYLVNQSDATLYIPIQIGDYTDFYSSEEHATNVGIMFRGKDNALMPNWKHIPVGYHGRASSIVVSGTDLHRPKGQKMPPNADAPVYGPSSRMDIELEMAFVVGKSTALGDTVEAEEAEDYIFGMMLFNDWSARDIQKWEYVPLGPFLGKNFGSTVSPWVVTMEALAPFRVAGPEQSPTPLPYLQTTGPRAFDIQLEVSLQPEGLAPQVICNSNFKYLYWSMSQQLAHQTVNGCNLNVGDMCASGTISGPTKDSFGSLLELTWNGTEPITLSDGSQRTFLEDNDTIIMKGWCEKDGLRIGFGEATGKILPSKK is encoded by the coding sequence ATGATAAACAAAACACATCAACCTGATGCAAAGTCTTGGGTAGACGTTCCTGAAGGATCGGACTTCCCAATTCAGAACCTACCTTATGGTATTTTTTCAACGAATGACCATCCTCAAAAAAGAGTAGGCGTAGCTATTGGACATCAAATACTTGATTTAGAAAAAGCAGCAAAGCACTTATCTATTGCTGATAAAAGTGTTTTTTCATCAGAAGTATTGAATGATTTTATGGCACTTGGAAAAGAGGTACATCAATCCGTTAGAACCGAACTATTTGATTTACTATCCGAAGGAAACACAACAATTGATGCTTCTTATCTAGTCAATCAAAGTGATGCAACACTTTATATTCCTATTCAGATCGGCGATTATACCGACTTTTATTCATCAGAAGAACATGCTACTAACGTAGGAATTATGTTTAGAGGAAAGGACAATGCATTAATGCCGAACTGGAAACATATTCCGGTGGGGTATCATGGCAGGGCTTCTTCTATTGTGGTATCGGGAACAGATTTACACAGACCAAAAGGACAAAAGATGCCTCCTAATGCCGATGCACCCGTTTATGGACCATCGTCTCGAATGGATATAGAATTAGAAATGGCTTTTGTGGTTGGTAAATCCACTGCTTTGGGAGATACTGTAGAAGCAGAAGAGGCAGAAGATTATATTTTTGGAATGATGCTGTTTAACGATTGGTCGGCAAGAGATATTCAGAAATGGGAATATGTTCCATTGGGACCATTTCTGGGTAAAAACTTCGGATCGACGGTTTCTCCTTGGGTCGTAACGATGGAAGCTTTAGCTCCATTTAGAGTAGCTGGACCAGAACAGTCGCCTACCCCACTTCCTTATTTACAAACAACTGGACCGAGAGCATTTGATATTCAATTGGAGGTAAGTTTACAGCCGGAAGGATTGGCTCCTCAGGTAATTTGTAACTCTAACTTTAAATATTTGTATTGGAGTATGAGTCAACAATTGGCACATCAAACAGTCAATGGCTGTAATTTAAACGTAGGTGATATGTGTGCATCTGGAACCATATCGGGACCAACGAAAGACAGTTTTGGTTCTTTATTGGAGTTGACGTGGAATGGCACAGAACCGATTACATTATCGGATGGATCTCAGAGAACATTCTTGGAAGATAACGATACGATTATCATGAAAGGATGGTGTGAGAAAGACGGACTTCGAATTGGTTTTGGCGAAGCTACTGGGAAAATATTACCCTCTAAAAAGTAA
- a CDS encoding energy transducer TonB, whose protein sequence is MIEILKTIGLEGVLIAFVVTLIGMIQVFRVVIRRREERPPRIDQDELIKKYDNVNLSKFTNFFRLIGVSMAMITVFAAFETPTSNTVLMNLDDYERMDPSEYDSIVDIDIIKPKVQPKKIFIPEKIEVVDNNEDLPDIDIDIQEFDTDTEIEVIEDDYTDEPDEEVTDYIHDVVQKKAEFRGGVGKFYKFLSKSIKYPKQAMRMGVEGKVYVQFVVGKDGSLTDFKVVKGLGAGLDEEALRVLKMSPKWTPAEQRGRIVRQRMVIPISFKIN, encoded by the coding sequence ATGATTGAAATTTTAAAAACTATTGGACTAGAAGGAGTATTGATTGCCTTCGTTGTTACGCTTATTGGTATGATTCAAGTTTTCCGGGTGGTGATCCGGAGGCGTGAAGAAAGACCTCCCCGGATCGATCAAGACGAATTGATTAAAAAGTATGATAATGTCAATCTAAGTAAGTTTACTAATTTCTTTAGACTGATTGGTGTATCTATGGCGATGATCACTGTATTTGCAGCTTTTGAGACGCCTACTTCCAACACCGTTTTAATGAATCTAGATGATTATGAAAGAATGGATCCTTCTGAATACGATAGTATTGTTGATATTGATATTATCAAACCTAAGGTACAACCAAAAAAGATTTTCATTCCTGAAAAGATTGAGGTAGTCGATAATAATGAAGATTTACCAGATATTGACATCGATATTCAAGAATTTGATACCGATACTGAAATTGAAGTCATCGAAGATGATTACACTGATGAACCTGATGAGGAAGTTACAGATTATATCCATGATGTAGTTCAGAAAAAAGCAGAGTTCAGAGGAGGTGTTGGTAAGTTCTATAAGTTCTTGAGCAAATCGATTAAGTATCCAAAACAAGCAATGAGAATGGGTGTAGAAGGAAAAGTCTATGTTCAATTTGTTGTTGGAAAAGATGGTAGCCTTACCGATTTTAAAGTGGTAAAAGGCTTAGGTGCAGGTTTGGACGAAGAAGCTTTAAGAGTTTTAAAGATGTCTCCAAAATGGACTCCAGCAGAGCAAAGAGGAAGAATCGTTCGTCAGAGAATGGTAATTCCAATTTCATTTAAAATAAATTAG